DNA sequence from the Leguminivora glycinivorella isolate SPB_JAAS2020 chromosome 13, LegGlyc_1.1, whole genome shotgun sequence genome:
AGAGCGCAGCGAGAGATACTTCACCAGGCAGCAGTAGAGCGGTGGTCAGCCAGGCTTGAGCGCCCAAGCGCAGGAGTCCGCACCATCGAAGCGATACGGCCAGTGCTCCAAAAATGGTTAGACCGTGAGCATGGCGTGCTCACCTTTCGGCTTGTACAGGTACTTTCGGGCCATGGCTGCTTCGGCTCGTACCTGTACAAAGTCGCTCGGAGAGAGCCGACACCGGAGTGCCACGCGTGCGGGGCTGGCGAGGACTCGGCCTGGCACACGCTGGCCGAGTGTCCGGCATGGGGGGCGGAGCGGCGGGAGGTGGTGGCCCGGGTGGGGCCAGACCTGTCGCTGCCGGCGGTGGTGCGGGCCATTGTGGCTAGCGAACAAGGGTGGGAGGCTCTGCTCTCTTTCAGCGAGCACGTCCTCAAAGAGAAGGAGGCGGCGGAGCGCGAACGGGAAACCCAGGCCGAGGCAAACCCGATGCGCCGCCGCCGCACAGGCCGCAGACGTGCCGCTCACGAGCGGAACCTGCCACCCTAACGACAGCCGGCGGGCGAGCGATGCATGAGAGCGCCCTCGCCCAATACGCTGGCTCTCGAGTTGGAGAGCGCGACCCCTGTGTCCGGGAAGCGCTCCCAAGGCGAGGATCGGTCGGCTCATAGCCTGACCAGTGACGTATCCTGATCCAGGATGGCCGCTGCGGGGTCGCGGACGCCCTTTACAGCTTCCCGGGACCCCGCACATAAAGCGGTGAGaggacaccgtggggtttagtgggtaggggggcccttttacagcctcgagccccacataaccgaccgggtcgcccaccacctcagacccggcggtatgcgtaaacgcattccccacgtaaaaaaaaaaaaaaaaaaaaaaaaaaaaaaaaaaaaggttaggttaggttaggttaggttaggttaggtttccCTCCTTCCACCTCACACAGCTCCCTCCTTCCACCTCACACAGCTCCTGACGGGACACGGTTGTTTCGGATGGTACCTGTGTGAGAGGGTTGGACGAGAGCCGACCCCAGAATGTCACCACTGTGACAGGGGAGCCGTGGACACGGCCAAACATACGCGTGAAGAGTGCCCTGCGTGGGCGGAGCCTCGCGCTGCCATGTCCACGGTGGTGGGCGGAGACCTGTCACTGCCGGCGTTAGTACGTCGTATGATCGGCAGGGAGGAGGCTTGGGCGGCAGTGGCCACCTTTAGCGTCACAGTCTTGACGCAGAAGGAGGCCGCGGAGCGATCGCGCGAGGTCGATGAAAATTCGCTCCCTCAGCGCCGACGCAGACCAGCTAGGCGGCGAAGAGCCTACGCGGCTCGTCTCATGCCACCATAGCGGGAACCTGCGGGTGATGGGTCGGGAGCCCCATCGCCCGCCTGAAGAGGTTCGGGCTGGAAGGCCCTCTAGTGTTCCGAGGGCCTTCAGCGGAGGTGACTTCTGGAGGAGTCTGAAAAGAcgggcccgcaagggcaacgctgacggggtatcggaggcctaaaacaagtgcccgaaaccccgtcCACAAAGCGAGCGGCGGAacaccccagggggtttagtcgGTGAGAGTCcgacatacccactggcttctcccgggccagtgggatccataacggattccccctgggtcaacaaaaaaaaaaaaaaaaaaaggttaggttaggttaggttaggttggggtGCAGGGCTGGTAGACCTCCTCGTGGTGCACCCTGGGAGGGGGAGAGTAGCCGCTCAGTTGCGCGTTCGCTATTCTCCCTCTGCGAACTACCAGTCGTGGGGCGTGCAGTTGAGCTTCATTGCTCCTGCGTTGACTTCAATGTCGTGCTTGTAGCTGCTCGATGCAGACGTTGGAGATTGTGCGATGCCGTGTGTGCGTCGCCTATACCGCAAACTTGGCCCGTGGGTGCCAGGAGCGGGGGCCGCCTCCCCTCGGGGTGGGGGCTGCGAGGAAGAAAACCTCTATAAAAAATTACTTGCTGTGAGGGCGGTGGTTGACCCAGGTCGGCCGTCGGCCAACTCGTAACCCGGCCCGTGGGGCCGGCACGAGGGTCGCTGTCTCGGACAGGGATCGCGAGGAAGGACACCTCTTCAAAAACCACAGGAGGGAGTAGGTTGACCTCTAACACCTCAGTCACCTACCTGTGTATGTCCTGCACAGTGCGAGCCGTACGTGGGGAAGACGGGATCCTGGAGGGTTGAGCCGAGCGGAGTCGGGTCAGTTACTCTCGCAACGCAACACGCCCTCTTCGGCCCTTATTTCTCGCCAAACGGTAGCCCTGCAGCTAGCCACTGCAGGGTATTTGGACACGCAATGATCATGGGATGAGACGGCGTGAGTTGCAGGCTAGATGCGAGGGGGCTGTCTGGGACAGTGGAATTCTTCCATGCTGACGGGGCAAGGGCGTGTGGAACAACTGGAGGAATAAGATCGATTCTTCCAGCCACACGTCTGTAGCTCCCGATGTCGCGTAGCAATTCCAACCCCTCGTGTCTATACTTTCTGGGTAGCCTTGGTGCACATTGTGTGCATCCCCAGTGTGGGCTCCGTGGTGGGTGAGGAACACAGGAAGCGAAGTTAAAAAATTTATAAACATGGCACCAAAACGATCAAATAAAACTAGGACGAAGAAACAGGAGAAAGCAGGAGGGTGCTTCAATGACTATTGGAGCATTCTTAGACTGAGGGGCGGCAATCCACCGCCACGAGATACTAAGGGTCGATTCGTGTCTGGATCGGCACCTGACGAATCCACGGAGGCCTCAACAGAAACCTCTACGAGGTCTCAGATGAAAAAGGAGAACCGGGGATCACTGCCGGACCTACGGGTGTCGCTCACCAGATGCGACGAGCGACCCGGACTGGAGTCTGACTCATCAGCAGCCACTATGGAAACAGTGAGTTCCCGAGAAAACATAATTGTGGGAAAATACTGGCGGAAGGGTGAAAAACGGCCCGCTGATGACGGTATCTCGGATACTGACAGTGACGTGGCGCCCGTAGACGAGATGCTGGCTAAGAGAAAGCCGTTCTTAAAGGCGTTGTCTAAACGAGGCAGGGGTCGGCCACCGACCACAGGCGAATATGTAGGCTTCGGAAAGCTGCAGGCCGAGCTGTCTGCTGAGAAAGCTCGCTTGGAACAGCTCAACACAGAGCAGGCGTTAGCGGCTTTCCTAGCCTCATCAGAAGAAGCGGCGAGAGACAGGAGTGCTCGCTTGATGAACCGACAGTCCCAGTCTCCCGACTGCAGTGTGGAAATGGAAACTGCAGTTGCGATTGAGGACAAGGTTCGGGCCGCCCTTAACGCGGTGACCCACGTGATGAGCAAGTCAGGGCACTTAAAGGGCACATACCAAAAGCTTCTGAAGGACTCGGTTACCACTCTCGGTGGAGCCTTCGCAGAGTTGAGGTCACGCACTACGTCGGATGAAGTTGCGCGCCTCGAAGCGGCGAATATGCAGCTCAAGACCCAGCTAACGGAGCTACGGAGGCAGGTTCAAGAAATCCGCAACCAGCCTGCCGTAGCAACTGATGCCGAAATAAAAAAGATTGTAGAGGAAGCGCTGCGTAGTAGCACGGCGCAATTTAGCAACATGCTGAACGCCAGGCTGGAGGGCATTGAATGTCGCCTCCTCCCCGAGCCACGGTTGCGGCCACCTTTGGCTTCGGACCGGCGTGAAGAACAGGACGTGTCTGGCCACCCTGAATTGGATGACCAATCTAATCGTGCAGGAGGAATAGCAGCGGCTACCCAGCCTGCCACATCAGGTGTCCAACAAGGGGCCAAATCAAAAACAAGGCGCAAGAAGACTACTCTAGCTGCTAAAGAAGCTGCTGGCGCTAGAGAAGTTCAACAGGAATCAACAGCTGCTGCTGCGGCTCCAACAGCTCCAGCAGCTGCTCCGGCGAATCCTCCAAGTGGGAGCTGGAAAGACGCACTAGGCAGGAAGGCCAAAAAAGCCAAAAAGCCGACAGCTCCTGCAACACAGGCGTCCAAGCCGGCACGTAAGCGTAAACTGCAGCCTCCGCGCACCGCTGCAGTTACTCTTACGCTCAAACAGGAAGCTGTCGACACCGGCGTAAAGTACGAAACGATCTTAGCTGATGCGAAGAAGAAAATCAAACTGGAGGACATAGGAATTTCCTCTCTCCGCTTCCGGACAGCAGCTACTGGAGCGCGCATGCTGGAGCTTCCTGCTGATACAAAAGATGTCGAAACTGCGGCTGAAGCTCTGGCTGCGAAGCTGAGGGAGGTTCTGGATCCTAACATGGTCCACATTCAGCGACCGATTAAATGCGCTGACATCCGCGTCATGGGGCTGGATGATTCAGCGACCGCTGAGGAAGTCGTAGCGGCCGTGGCTGAGCTCGGGAACTGCGCTGCTGAGGCCGTCAAATCCGGCGTGATATCGCGCAGCCAGAATGGCTCCGGGACGCTCTGGCTGAGCTGTCCAGTGGCTGCCGCCAAAAAGGTCGTAGAGGCAGGCCGACTCAAAGTAGGCTGGATCTCGGCGCGAGTCGTCCTGTTAGACGCCAAACCTCTTAGGTGTTACCGCTGTCTGGAGACAGGTCACGTTGGAGCCAAGTGCGAAAAGGGCATCGACCGGAGTAACATCTGTTATCGCTGTGGGGAATCCGATCACAAGTCACGCGAGTGCAGGGCCCAACCGAGTTGTGCCGTTTGCAAGGCAGCTGGGAAACCGGCTGATCATCCGATTGGTGGCAAAGGGTGccagaataataataaagttcGCCCGAATAAACAAGCCGTGAAGAAGACAGGAGCAGGTCAAGAAACACCTCCGCCTTCCCAGCAAAATGCTGCGCCGGAAACCATGGACACCGCCCAATAAAATGGCTATAAAGTGTATCCAGGCGAATATAAACCACTGTGCCGCGGCGCAGGATCTATTGCTCCAGTCCATGGTTGAGTGGGACATAAAGGCGGCGGTAGTTTCGGAACCCTACTTTATCCCAAACCGAGATGACTGGGTGTCGGACCAGGACAAGACGGTGGCCATTATTGTCCCTGCTCTGGCCGGATCCCTAGCCATCGAAAACTCTGTGAGGGGTAGTGGGTTTGTGATGGCTGTCACAGGTGGCTTAGGCATCATCGGGATATACTTTTCTCCCAATCGTGCCCTTGCCGAGTTTGAACGGATGCTCACAGAAGTTGGAGCCTTGATAGGACAAATGTCTCCTATCCCGGTGTTAGTGGCTGGAGATTTTAATGCAAAGTCAACGGCATGGGGATCTCCAGCAACAGACATCCGGGGGGAGGTATTAGAAGAGTGGGCAATCTCGCAAGGGCTAACTGTCCTCAACACCGGGTCGGAGAGTACATGCGTGCGGCCTCAGGGTGAGTCCATCGTGGACGTTACCTTTGCGTCCAACGCCCTGGCTCGCCGCGTTCGTCACTGGAGGGTGGAGACTGGCGTGGAGACACTATCGGACCACCGGTATATACAGTTTGAGGTCACAACTGTACCCGCCACTCCAAGACAACACCGACCCGCTGCAGGGGACAGTCCAAGATGGGTGCTGTCAAAACTTGACAGACAGCTGGCAAAGGAGGCGGCCATAGTCGAGTCCTGGGGGGCTCATAATGAGCCAAACCAGGTCGACCACAAAGCGGAGCTTCTCGCTGCCGCTCTAACCCGAGTATGTGATGCGGCTATGCCAAGGGCCAAGCCTTTCGTGCCCAAGCGCCAAGTGTACTGGTGGCGACCTGAACTCCGCCAACTGCGGAACGCATGCGTGGCTGCGCGCCGCCAGTACACCAGATACAGGAGAAGGCGGAATCGAGACGAGGCTGAGGAAGAAGCGCTGTACGGTACCTACAGGGAGTCCCGTGCAACCCTGCGGAAGGCTATAGCGCAAGCGAAAGAGGCGGCCTGGGAGGAATGGCTTGAGATTCTTGACAGGGATCCTTGGGGCAGGCCGTATCGAGCTGTTAGGAAAAAGCTTCGACCCTGGGCGCCCCCCTTGACAAGCAGCCTCCAGCCAGACCTCCTGGAGCGAGTCGTCGGTGCCCTGTTTCCCGAGAGGGGAGAGTTCGCCCCCCCAGCTATGGCACCTAACACCAGACCGCCGGAAGTGGAGAGGGAAGTGCCGCCAGTCTCCGAAGCAGAGTTCGACGTTGCCGTCCAAAAGCTTCGGTCGAAAAATACGGCTCCCGGGCCTGACGGCATACCCGGGCGCGCACTGGCGGTCGCACTCAGCGAGCTCGAAGAGGAAGTCAGAGGCCTGTTCACCTCGTGCCTGACTCAGGGGCGGTTCCCCAATAGGTGGAAAACGGGTAAGCTGGTACTCCTCCGAAAGGAGGGGCGCCCGCCCGATCAGCCGTCGGCCTACCGCCCTATAGTCCTGCTCGACGAGACGAGCAAGCTCTTCGAGCGGGTAATAGCGACCCGACTCGTCAGGAGCATGAACCCGGGCCTAAGCGAATGCCAATACGGCTTCCGCCCGCAGCGCTCGACGCTGGATGCGATCGCCCGTGTAAGGGATTTTGCGGAGGAAGAGGTTTCTCAGGGTGGGGTGGTGATGTCTGTGTCGCTTGACATCTCTAACGCCTTTAACACCCTGCCCTGGGAAACAATCAAAGCGGCGCTTAAATACCACAGCGTGCCAGAATACCTACAAAGCATTGTAGCTGACTACTTTGCCGGGCGCGCTGTGGTGTTCCCCACGAAAGATGGCTGGGGGCGAAGACAGATGTCgtgcggtgttccacagggcTCGGTGTTGGGGCCGCTCCTGTGGAACATCGGTTACGACTGGGTCCTGCGCGGGGCCACTGTGCGGGGCATCAGCGTCACGTGCTACGCTGATGACACCCTCGTGTCGGCCCGTGGCAGAACCCATAGAGAGGCGGCCCATCTCGCCACAGCAGGGGTGGCATATGCCGTCCACAGAATCAGGGCGTTAGGCCTCGAGGTGGCTCTTCACAAGTCCGAGGTCCTGGTATTCCACGGACCTCGGAATAAGCCACCAGACGGGGCACACATTATAGTGGGAGGAACTTCCATCGCCGTCGGGTCGACGATGAAATACCTGGGACTTGTCCTCGACGGTCGATGGAAGTTCGAGGAGCATTTTAAGCGCCTGGCGCCTAAGTTAATGGCTGCAGCTGGAGCGCTTGGGAGGATTCTCCCGAACCTGGGTGGGCCAGGAGGAGCCTGCAGGCGGCTATATGTGAGTGTGGTGCGCTCGATGGCGCTTTACGGGGCGCCTATTTGGGCGGACACCCTGAGACCTCGGAGTGCGGCCCTATTGCGTCGACCGCAGCGGGCCATAGCTCTCAGGGTGGCTCGAGCGTACCGCGATAACTCGCACGTGGCAGCCTGTCTGTTAGCCGGGAGCCCGCCATGGGACCTTGAGGCCAAGGCCCAGTCTGCGGTCTACTGGCGGTTGCTCACGGCACGAAAGGAGGGAAACTGGCCCGCCCCTCGGGAGGTCCGCCAGTGGCGTGACGACGCGCGGGACGACCTTTACCACCAATGGTCAGAGCGCCTGGAGATCCCGGGAGCTAGCCGGGACCTGGTGACAGCTGTTCGGCCCGTTCTGAAGGAATGGGTCGAACGCAAACATGGCGCACCCTCCTTCCACCTCACACAGCTCCTGACGGGACACGGTTGTTTCGGATGGTACCTGTGTGAGAGGGTTGGACGAGAGCCGACCCCAGAATGTCACCACTGTGACAGGGGAGCCGTGGACACGGCCAAACATACGCGTGAAGAGTGCCCTGCGTGGGCGGAGCCTCGCGCTGCCATGTCCACGGTGGTGGGCGGAGACCTGTCACTGCCGGCGTTAGTACGTCGTATGATCGGCAGGGAGGAGGCTTGGGCGGCAGTGGCCACCTTTAGCGTCACAGTCTTGACGCAGAAGGAGGCCGCGGAGCGATCGCGCGAGGTCGATGAAAATTCGCTCCCTCAGCGCCGACGCAGACCAGCTAGGCGGCGAAGAGCCTACGCGGCTCGTCTCATGCCACCATAGCGGGAACCTGCGGGTGATGGGTCGGGAGCCCCATCGCCCGCCTGAAGAGGTTCGGGCTGGAAGGCCCTCTAGTGTTCCGAGGGCCTTCAGCGGAGGTGACTTCTGGAGGAGTCTGAAAAGAcgggcccgcaagggcaacgctgacggggtatcggaggcctaaaacaagtgcccgaaaccccgtcCACAAAGCGAGCGGCGGAacaccccagggggtttagtcgGTGAGAGTCcgacatacccactggcttctcccgggccagtgggatccataacggattccccctgggtcaacaaaaaaaaaaaaaaaaaaaaaaaaggttaggttaggttaggttaggttaggttaggttggggtGCAGGGCTGGTAGACCTCCTCGTGGTGCACCCTGGGAGGGGGAGAGTAGCCGCTCAGTTGCGCGTTAGCTACTCTCCCTCTGCGAACTACCAGTCGTGAGGCGTGCTTGCAGTTGAGCTTCATTGCTCCTGCGTTGACTTCAATGTCATGTTCGTAACTGCTCTCGTCTTGTCTCAGTCCATCTGAGGTGATAGAGGATGCAGACGTTGGAGATTGTGCGATGCCGTGTGTGCGTCGCCTATACCGCAAACTTGGCCCGTGGGTGCCAGGAGCGGGGGCCGCCTCCCCTCGGGGTGGGGGCTGCGAGGAAGAAAACCTCTATAAAAAATTACTTGCTGTGAGGGCGGTGGTTGACCCAGGTCGGCCGTCGGCCAAATCGTAACCCGGCCCGTGGGGCTGGCACGAGGGTCGCTGTCTCGGACAGGGATCGCGAGGAAGGACACCTCTTCAAAAACCACAGGAGGGAGTAGGTTGACCTCTAACACCTCAGTCACCTACCTGTGTATGTCCTGCACAGTGCGAGCCGTACGTGGGGAAGACGGGATCCTGGAGGGTTGAGCCGAGCAGAGTCGGGTCAGTTACTCTCGCAACGCAACACGCCCTCTTCGGCCCTTATTTCTCGCTAAACGGTAGCCCTGCAGCTAGCCACTGCAGGGTATTTGGACACGCAACGATCATGGGATGAGACGGCGTGAGTTGCAGGCTAGATGCGAGGGGGCTGTCTGGGACAGTGGAATTCTTCCATGCTGACGGGGCAAGGGCGTGTGGAACAACTGGAGGAATAAGATCGATTCTTCCAGCCACACGTCTGTAGCTCCCGATGTCGCGTAGCAATTCCAACCCCTCGTGTCTATACTTTCTGGGTAGCCTTGGTGCACATTGTGTGCATCCCCAGTGTGGGCTCCGTGGTGGGTGAGGAACACAGGAAGCGAAGTTAAAATTTTTATAAACATGGCACCAAAACGATCAAATAAAACTAGGACGAAGAAACAGGAGAAAGCAGGAGGGTGCTTCAATGACTATTGGAGCATTCTTAGACTGAGGGGCGGCAATCCACCGCCACGAGATACTAAGGGTCGATTCGTGTCTGGATCGGCACCTGACGAATCCACGGAGGCCTCAACAGAAACCTCTACGAGGTCTCAGATGAAAAAGGAGAACCGGGGATCACTGCCGGACCTACGGGTGTCGCTCACCAGATGTGACGAGCGACCCGGACTGGAGTCTGACTCATCAGCAGCCACTATGGAAACAGTGAGTTCCCGAGAAAACATAATTGTGGGAAAATACTGGCGGAAGGGTGAAAAACGGCCCGCTGATGACGGTATCTCGGATACTGACAGTGACGTGGCGCCCGTAGACGAGATGCTGGCTAAGAGAAAGCCGTTCTTAAAGGCGATGTCTAAACGAGGCAGGGGTCGGCCACCGACCACAGGCGAATATGTAGGCTTCGGAAAGCTGCAGGCCGAGCTGTCTGCTGAAAAAGCTCGCTTGGAACAGCTCAACACAGAGCAGGCGTTGGCGGCTTTCCTAGCCTCATCAGAAGAAGCGGCGAGAGACAGGAGTGCTCGCTTGATAAACCGACAGTCCCAGTCTCCCGACTGCAGTGTGGAAATGGAAACTGCAGTTGCGATCGAGGACAAGGTTCGGGCCGCCCTTAACGCGGTGACCCACGTGATGAGCAAGTCAGGGCACTTAAAGGGCACATACCAAAAGCTTCTGAAGGACTCGGTTACCACTCTCGGTGGAGCCTTCGCAGAGTTGAGGTCACGCACTACGTCAGATGAAGTTGCGCGCCTCGAAGCGGCGAATACGCAGCTCAAGACCCAGCTAGCGGAGCTGCGGAGGCAGGTTCAAGAAATCCGCAACCAGCCTGCTGTAGCAACTGATGCCGAAATAAAAAAGATCGTGGAGGAAGCGCTGCGTAGTAGCACGGCGCAATTTAGCAACATGCTGAACGCCAGGCTGGAGGGCATTGAATGTCGCCTCCTCCCCGAACCACGGTTGCGCCCACCTTTGGCTTCGGACCGGCGTGAAGAACAGGACGTGTCTGGCCAGCCTGAATTGGATGACCAATCTAATCGTGCAGGAGGAATGGCAGCGGCTACCCAGCCTGCCACATCAGGTGTGAAACAAGGTGCCAAATCCAAAACAAGGCGCAAGAAGACTACTCTAGCTGCTAAAGAAGCTGCTGGCGCTAGAGAAGTTCAACAGGAATCAACAGCTGCTGCTGCGGCTCCAACAGCTTCAGCAGCTGCTCCGGCAAATCCTCCAAGTGGGAGCTGGAAAGACGCACTAGGCAGGAAGGCCAAAAAAGCCAAAAAGCCGACAGCTCCTGCAACACAGGCGTCCAAGCCGGCACGTAAGCGTAAACTGCAGCCCCCGCGCACCGCTGCAGTTACTCTTACGCTCAAACAGGAAGCTGTCGACACCGGCGTTAAGTACGAAACGATCTTAGCTGAAGCTAAGAAGAAAATAAAGTTGGAAGAAATAGGAATCTCCTCTGTCCGCTTCCGGACAACAGCTACCGGAGCACGCATGCTAGAGCTTCCTGCTGACACCAAAGAGATTGAAGTTGCGGCGGATGCTCTGGCTGCGAAACTGAGGGAGGTTCTGGATCCTAACATGGTCCACATTCAGCGACCGATTAAATGCGCTGACATCCGCGTCATGGGGCTGGATGATTCAGCGACCGCTGAGGAAGTCGTAGCGGCTGTGGCTGAGCTCGGCAACTGCGCTGCTGAGGCCGTCAAATCCGGCGTGATATCGCGCAGCCAGAATGGCTCTGGGACGCTCTGGCTGAGCTGTCCAGTGGCTGCCGCCAAAAAGGTCGTAGAGGCAGGCCGACTCAAAGTAGGCTGGATCTCGGCGCGAGTCGTCCTGTTAGACGCCAAACCTCTTAGGTGTTACCGCTGTCTGGAGACAGGCCACGTTGGAGCCAAGTGCGAAAAGGGCATCGACCGGAGTAACATCTGTTATCGCTGTGGGGAACCCGGTCACAAGTCACGCGAGTGCAATGCTCAACCGAGTTGTGCCGTTTGCAAGGCAGCTGGGAAACCGGCTGATCATCCGATTGGTGGCAAAGGGTGCCAGAATAATAAGGTTCGCCCGAATAAGCAAGCCGTGAAGAAGACAGGAGCAGGTCAAGAAACACCTCCGCCTTCCCAGCAAAATGCTGTGCCGGAAACCATGGACACCGACCAATAAAATGGCTATAAAGTGTATCCAGGCGAATATCAACCACTGTGCCGCGGCGCAGGATCTATTGCTCCAGTCCATGGTTGAGTGGGACATAAAGGCGGCGGTAGTTTCGGAACCCTACTTTATCCCAAACCGAGACGACTGGGTGTCGGACCAGGACAAGACAGTGGCCATTATTGTCCCTGCTCTAGCCGGATCGCTAGCCATCGAAAACTCTGTGAGGGGTAGTGGGTTTGTGATGGCTGTCACAGGCGGCTTAGGCATCATCGGGATATACTTTTCTCCCAATCGTGCCCTTGCCGAGTTTGAACGGATGCTCACAGAAGTTGGAGCCTTGATAGGGCAAATGTCTCCTATCCCGGTGTTAGTGGCTGGAGATTTCAATGCAAAGTCAACGGCATGGGGATCTCCAGCAACAGACATCCGGGGCGAGGTATTAGAAGAGTGGGCAATCTCGCAAGGGCTGACTGTCCTCAACACCGGGTCGGAGAGTACATGCGTGCGGCCTCAGGGTGAGTCCATCGTGGACGTTACCTTTGCGTCCAACGCCCTGGCTTGCCGCGTTCGTCACTGGAGGGTGGAGACTGGCGTGGAGACACTATCGGACCACCGGTATATACAGTTTGAGGTCGCAACTGTACCCGCCACTCCAAGACAAAACCGACCCGCTGCAGGGGACAGTCCAAGATGGGTGCTGTCAAAACTTGACAGACAGCTGGCAAAGGAGGCGGCCATAGTCGAGTCCTGGGGGCTCATAATGAGCCAAACCAGGTCGACCACGAAGCGGAGCTTCTCGCTGCCGCTCTAACCCGAGTGTGCGATGCGGCTATGCCAAGGGCCAAGCCTTTCGTGCCCAAGCGCCAAGTGTACTGGTGGCGACCTGAACTCCGCCAACTGCGGAACGCGTGCGTGGCTGCGCGCCGCCAGTACACCAGATACAGAAGAAGGCGGAATAGAGACGAGGCTGAGGAAGAAGCACTGTACGGTACCTACAGGGAGTCCCGTGCAACCCTGCGGAAGGCCATAGCGCAAGCGAAAGAGGCGGCCTGGGAGGAATGGCTTGAGATTCTTGACAGGGATCCTTGGGGTAGGCCGTATCGAGCTGTAAGAAAGAAGCTTCGACCCTGGGCGCCCCCCTTGACAAGCAGCCTCCAGCCAGACCTCCTGGAGCGAGTCGTCGGTGCCCT
Encoded proteins:
- the LOC125232338 gene encoding uncharacterized protein LOC125232338 produces the protein MAPKRSNKTRTKKQEKAGGCFNDYWSILRLRGGNPPPRDTKGRFVSGSAPDESTEASTETSTRSQMKKENRGSLPDLRVSLTRCDERPGLESDSSAATMETVSSRENIIVGKYWRKGEKRPADDGISDTDSDVAPVDEMLAKRKPFLKALSKRGRGRPPTTGEYVGFGKLQAELSAEKARLEQLNTEQALAAFLASSEEAARDRSARLMNRQSQSPDCSVEMETAVAIEDKVRAALNAVTHVMSKSGHLKGTYQKLLKDSVTTLGGAFAELRSRTTSDEVARLEAANMQLKTQLTELRRQVQEIRNQPAVATDAEIKKIVEEALRSSTAQFSNMLNARLEGIECRLLPEPRLRPPLASDRREEQDVSGHPELDDQSNRAGGIAAATQPATSGVQQGAKSKTRRKKTTLAAKEAAGAREVQQESTAAAAAPTAPAAAPANPPSGSWKDALGRKAKKAKKPTAPATQASKPARKRKLQPPRTAAVTLTLKQEAVDTGVKYETILADAKKKIKLEDIGISSLRFRTAATGARMLELPADTKDVETAAEALAAKLREVLDPNMVHIQRPIKCADIRVMGLDDSATAEEVVAAVAELGNCAAEAVKSGVISRSQNGSGTLWLSCPVAAAKKVVEAGRLKVGWISARVVLLDAKPLRCYRCLETGHVGAKCEKGIDRSNICYRCGESDHKSRECRAQPSCAVCKAAGKPADHPIGGKGCQNNNKVRPNKQAVKKTGAGQETPPPSQQNAAPETMDTAQ
- the LOC125232341 gene encoding uncharacterized protein LOC125232341, with product MAPKRSNKTRTKKQEKAGGCFNDYWSILRLRGGNPPPRDTKGRFVSGSAPDESTEASTETSTRSQMKKENRGSLPDLRVSLTRCDERPGLESDSSAATMETVSSRENIIVGKYWRKGEKRPADDGISDTDSDVAPVDEMLAKRKPFLKAMSKRGRGRPPTTGEYVGFGKLQAELSAEKARLEQLNTEQALAAFLASSEEAARDRSARLINRQSQSPDCSVEMETAVAIEDKVRAALNAVTHVMSKSGHLKGTYQKLLKDSVTTLGGAFAELRSRTTSDEVARLEAANTQLKTQLAELRRQVQEIRNQPAVATDAEIKKIVEEALRSSTAQFSNMLNARLEGIECRLLPEPRLRPPLASDRREEQDVSGQPELDDQSNRAGGMAAATQPATSGVKQGAKSKTRRKKTTLAAKEAAGAREVQQESTAAAAAPTASAAAPANPPSGSWKDALGRKAKKAKKPTAPATQASKPARKRKLQPPRTAAVTLTLKQEAVDTGVKYETILAEAKKKIKLEEIGISSVRFRTTATGARMLELPADTKEIEVAADALAAKLREVLDPNMVHIQRPIKCADIRVMGLDDSATAEEVVAAVAELGNCAAEAVKSGVISRSQNGSGTLWLSCPVAAAKKVVEAGRLKVGWISARVVLLDAKPLRCYRCLETGHVGAKCEKGIDRSNICYRCGEPGHKSRECNAQPSCAVCKAAGKPADHPIGGKGCQNNKVRPNKQAVKKTGAGQETPPPSQQNAVPETMDTDQ
- the LOC125232342 gene encoding uncharacterized protein LOC125232342 → MAIKCIQANINHCAAAQDLLLQSMVEWDIKAAVVSEPYFIPNRDDWVSDQDKTVAIIVPALAGSLAIENSVRGSGFVMAVTGGLGIIGIYFSPNRALAEFERMLTEVGALIGQMSPIPVLVAGDFNAKSTAWGSPATDIRGEVLEEWAISQGLTVLNTGSESTCVRPQGESIVDVTFASNALACRVRHWRVETGVETLSDHRYIQFEVATVPATPRQNRPAAGDSPRWVLSKLDRQLAKEAAIVESWGLIMSQTRSTTKRSFSLPL